One stretch of Francisella sp. LA112445 DNA includes these proteins:
- the tolA gene encoding cell envelope integrity protein TolA has protein sequence MANLNYQKLLQYFKNQVERNPFVVKAILVHIGIVIALYILSYISILKFDSTSASLKAEVANTPKQMQVIQATSISSSELNKQISNYENHQQELRQARQDVKQAKQQALQKHKLLMKQKAEAERKARIEAKKQAALEAKRKEEEQQRKLEQQKQAKLEAARKAKEEAKKKAEEEAKRKEREKQRKLEQQKQAKLEAERKARQERLAKARAEAIAAAKREAEQNQAQRAISSYIAEYQTRVGDNWIKDPCRGIYNLPRAIIRDGKFIKLTGTSGSYRCDQSLINAIKNTTPPQISNSAARKTIQTENISFIFKQT, from the coding sequence ATGGCAAATCTTAATTACCAAAAACTATTACAATATTTTAAGAACCAGGTTGAGCGTAACCCCTTTGTGGTGAAAGCGATACTTGTACATATCGGTATAGTTATTGCTCTTTATATTTTATCATATATAAGTATTTTGAAGTTTGATTCTACTTCAGCATCACTAAAGGCTGAAGTTGCAAATACTCCAAAGCAAATGCAAGTTATTCAAGCGACATCAATAAGTAGTAGTGAGCTTAATAAGCAGATATCAAACTATGAAAATCATCAACAAGAGTTGCGTCAGGCTAGACAAGATGTTAAACAAGCTAAACAACAAGCTTTACAAAAACACAAATTGTTAATGAAGCAAAAAGCGGAAGCTGAACGTAAAGCTCGAATTGAAGCTAAAAAGCAAGCAGCCCTGGAAGCAAAGCGTAAAGAAGAAGAGCAACAGCGTAAATTAGAGCAGCAAAAGCAAGCCAAATTAGAAGCAGCGCGTAAAGCAAAAGAAGAAGCTAAGAAAAAAGCTGAAGAAGAAGCTAAGAGAAAAGAGCGAGAGAAACAACGTAAACTAGAGCAACAAAAACAAGCTAAGTTAGAAGCTGAGCGTAAAGCTCGTCAAGAAAGATTAGCAAAAGCAAGAGCCGAGGCAATAGCGGCAGCTAAAAGAGAGGCTGAGCAAAATCAGGCTCAAAGAGCAATTTCTAGCTATATCGCGGAGTACCAAACTAGAGTGGGCGATAATTGGATTAAAGATCCTTGTCGAGGCATTTATAACTTACCAAGAGCTATTATCAGGGATGGTAAATTTATCAAATTAACAGGAACTTCTGGTAGTTATAGATGTGATCAGTCTTTAATTAATGCTATTAAGAATACAACGCCTCCACAGATTTCAAATAGTGCAGCGCGAAAAACTATACAAACAGAAAATATAAGTTTTATATTTAAACAAACTTGA
- the tolR gene encoding protein TolR gives MKKRNKKFYRKKRPMVQINVVPYIDVMLVLLVIFMITTPILTQGVKVDLPKAKSEKIPSNDSKPIVVTVNKQGEYFVNQGVSDPKAPLSPTELANAVINLSQQNPGKPVYVRGDSSASYGEVVKAMALIQRAGVDKVGLVTEDGKS, from the coding sequence ATGAAAAAAAGAAACAAAAAATTTTATAGAAAAAAACGACCAATGGTGCAGATCAATGTAGTGCCTTACATTGATGTTATGCTTGTACTATTAGTTATTTTTATGATTACGACGCCTATATTGACTCAAGGTGTAAAAGTTGATTTACCAAAAGCTAAGTCAGAAAAGATTCCGTCTAATGATAGTAAGCCAATAGTTGTTACTGTAAATAAGCAAGGTGAGTATTTTGTTAACCAGGGAGTTAGTGATCCAAAAGCGCCACTGAGTCCTACAGAGCTTGCAAATGCTGTAATCAATTTATCACAGCAAAACCCTGGTAAGCCAGTTTATGTTAGAGGTGATAGCAGTGCTAGTTATGGTGAGGTAGTAAAAGCAATGGCTCTTATCCAAAGAGCAGGTGTTGACAAAGTGGGGTTAGTCACAGAAGATGGCAAATCTTAA